TATAAGTAATGTTGAAGTTAGAAGTTTTGATGGATTATTGGTGAATTTTTTGAAGGAATGTAATACAAATGTAATTCTAAAAGGCTTGAGAACAACCTTTGATTTTGAATATGAACTACAAATGGCATTTATGAATAGTGAATTAGATGGAAATATTGAAACTGTATGTATGATGTCTTCTTCTAAAAATTTACATATTAGTTCTTCGTGCGTTAAACAAGTAGCAAAATTTGGTGGAAATATTGAAGGGCTTGTTCCAAGTGAAATTGTCTCGGATATAATGAGTAAAATGAGTAGCTAAGGAGGGGTTTTATGGAAAATATGAGCGTAAATATTATAGAATTATTAGAGTATCTGCAAGATTTGGTAGAAAATTCGCCAAAAGTACCTATGAGCGGAAAAGTGATGATAGATAAGCGAGAACTTATAGAGGTAATAGACCAAATTATAAATTATTTACCAGAGCAATTAAAAAAAGCTGAATGGGTAATGAATGAGAGAGAACGAATTTTAAATGAAGCTAAAAAAGAATATGATTCGGTTAGAAAAGAAACTATGACTATGATGAGGCAAAATGTTGAGAATCATGACATTGTAAGGGAAGCGAAGCTAAGAGCGCAAGAAATTACATCTGCAGCACAACGTGATGCTAAGGCTATAAGATTAGGTTCTAGAGATTATTCAGATGAGATATTAACTGAATTAGATAGAGAAATTGAAGCACAAAAAATGAAGCTTATAAAGAGTCTCCAAGATAGTTTTGAATCTGTAGCTAAGGAAATTGATTTAAATTTAACTGGAACATGTGATATGATAAAAGATAATGTTAAAGAATTACGTAACATGAAAAAATAAATACAGGAATAATTTGATTTATTTTATTAATGAAAGCGGCTGAATAGAATTTACTCAGCCGCTTTCATTATGTTTTAATTTCTTGAGTGATTTAGTTTACTAATGATCTTTAGAAAGATTGTTAAGAAAATTAAAATAAGTATTGGATAAAAATAAGAATAAACATTTATATATTGATTAACTTTAATTTTGGATACATATATGCTTGATGGAATTAACTTAAATAGCACATAAGTGATAAAGAAGCTAATAACACCTTGAACTATTTTGAAAAATATATATTTATAATAATTTATTTTTGTTTCACTTACAAAAGAACTAACTTGAGCAATTACTGCTAATCCGGAAAACGAACATAAAAAACTTATAATTCCTAGTTTAAGATTAAGTGAAAGAGGAAGGGATGCTGTAAGATTACAGCCATTTGTCATTTCAATGCTTCCTAAAAATAGGCAATATAAAGTGCCTAAAGGTAAACTAAATAGAGATTCTAAGTGTTTGAAAATATTACAAATATAGATGTTATTTTTGACAAGGCATATAATAACCGAGAAAATTATAATGAATCCACCTATAGAAAAAATAGTATTTATTGCATTTTGCACTGAATTTTTTATGGCAATACCAAAGTTAATAGTTTCAGTTTTAGGTTTACTTATTGAATTTGAGTTTTGTACGCATTTCTTTTTCTTTAATATTAATCCTATAAGTATTGCTGATAAGTAATTCCCAGTAAGTAAAATATATCCTAAAAATATATTCCCTAGTAAAGTTCCAGCAACAGATCCAATTAAAAAAATGGGACCAGCATTAGAAGCTATATTTAATAATCTTTCGTATTCATCTGTTTCTATGTATTTCATAGAATATAAATCAACACAATATTTTGCACCTAATGGATAACCGCATAAAAAACTTGCAACAATTGGAAAGGAGCAGTTTTTAGAAAGCCCTAATGGCTTGCAAATTAGTGGACCAAGAATTTTAGAGTAGAGGCTTATACCATCATAATATATTAATAAATTACAAATGACCAAAAAAGGAAAGGTGGTTGGTAATACAGATTTATACCACAATTTGCATCCTTCAATAGCTGCAGAAATACAAGTATTTAGATTTACTAAAAAAAGAAGAATAAAAATTGAAATAAATATACAAAAAATAATGTTTTTTTGAACATTAAGAAGTCTAATTAAAAGAATAGTAAAAGTTATAATTAAAAACCACAAGATAGTAATATATATCATCAAATCACTCCAATCAATAATATATATTCTTGTGGTTATGTAAAATATTACTTGAATATGATAGGGCTTTTTAAATAGTCATCCATAGGATTTACCTTAGGTTGTAGAATAGAATATGCTTTTGTTCCTAAGATATCAATTTTTAGATGGTCGCATAAATTGTTTTTAGGAACCTTAGTGATAATATCTGTACATCCTTTTATTCTTTTTAGCATATTTTGTCCTATAGTATTAAAAGCAAGAACTCTGGCATATGGTACTGGCATTTTCGATAAAGCAAATAGATTAAAATTCTCGAGATTTAAGAAGCATTGAGTTAGTATTCGATTAATTCTGGTATAAGTGTATCTTTTGCTTTTGATTTTTAGAATAAATTCATCTAAAGAGTTTGAATTTATTATTTCTTTAAATATTTTATTATCCAAGCCTTCGGAAATATCAGGTAAATTCATTAGGCATTTGTCATTTGTAAGTAATTTATATTTTATAAATTTAAACATATCTTCTTCAAAAACAAAACGATAATCTGAATGGGATAAATCACTTAAAAAATCATGGCTAGCTTTAGGTATTAATGAAGCAAGTTCATGTAATGAATTTGACTTAAGATGATTTCTTATGGAGGTAGCTGAAACAAAAGAATGATTTAAAGAGGTATCATTATAGGATGCACCTTCTCTTTTTAGTGTCATTGGAGTAATAGTGCTGTTTAGGGTTATTAAGGCTTTTAAATATTCAATTCCTAATATATTATTTGAATTTGATAATACATTTAAAATATCATCAGAAGCTAAATAATCCGATAGCGCATTTGCTCTGCTTATATGAAAAGGCAATCCTAAATGTAAGTTGTTTTTTAACAGATTTCTATATTCTTGTGGTTCTGTGACTAAAGTTTTTGCAACAGTTTGTAATTTATTTATACTACCTTCCTCACTTCCGAAATATAAATAATCCACAATTCCTAAGGAATTAAGAAGAGATACACTTCCAAAGGCAAAGTGTTCTGCAGAGGATATTGAATAAACTAAGGGTAACTCTAAAACTAAATCAACACCGTTTCTAACTGCCATTTCAGCTCTCTTCCATTTATCAACAATGCTTGGGATTCCTCTTTGCATAAAATTACCGCTCATTACGCAAACTATACCATCTGAATTAGTTTCCTGCTTTGCTTTAGTAAGATGATACTCATGCCCTTTATGAAAGGGATTATATTCAGCGATTATTCCTGTGATAATTATAATCATCTCCTTTTTATTTAAACATAATTATTGTATGGAGGCTTCAGTTTAACAATATGGTAATTATAGCATATTCATAAAGCAGCATGTAAATAATTATTTATGGGTAAAGTATAATATATTTTCCTATTAAGAGACTAAAATAATATAAAAAGTCATTGTTAAAAAATATACTTTTTTGATTTTTCAAGATTTACAAAGAGTTTTTAAAATAATCAGAAAAGTGTAAAAAAAGAAAAAGTTCAATAGAGTATATAAAAGATATCTTATTTGCTAAAAATTAATGCAATTTGCTG
The window above is part of the Clostridium saccharoperbutylacetonicum N1-4(HMT) genome. Proteins encoded here:
- the coaD gene encoding pantetheine-phosphate adenylyltransferase, whose protein sequence is MKIAVYPGSFDPITNGHLDIIKRGAKVFDKIIVAVLVNVDKHYLFSIDERVELIKKVTKDISNVEVRSFDGLLVNFLKECNTNVILKGLRTTFDFEYELQMAFMNSELDGNIETVCMMSSSKNLHISSSCVKQVAKFGGNIEGLVPSEIVSDIMSKMSS
- the ylbJ gene encoding sporulation integral membrane protein YlbJ produces the protein MIYITILWFLIITFTILLIRLLNVQKNIIFCIFISIFILLFLVNLNTCISAAIEGCKLWYKSVLPTTFPFLVICNLLIYYDGISLYSKILGPLICKPLGLSKNCSFPIVASFLCGYPLGAKYCVDLYSMKYIETDEYERLLNIASNAGPIFLIGSVAGTLLGNIFLGYILLTGNYLSAILIGLILKKKKCVQNSNSISKPKTETINFGIAIKNSVQNAINTIFSIGGFIIIFSVIICLVKNNIYICNIFKHLESLFSLPLGTLYCLFLGSIEMTNGCNLTASLPLSLNLKLGIISFLCSFSGLAVIAQVSSFVSETKINYYKYIFFKIVQGVISFFITYVLFKLIPSSIYVSKIKVNQYINVYSYFYPILILIFLTIFLKIISKLNHSRN
- a CDS encoding nucleotidyltransferase, yielding MIIIITGIIAEYNPFHKGHEYHLTKAKQETNSDGIVCVMSGNFMQRGIPSIVDKWKRAEMAVRNGVDLVLELPLVYSISSAEHFAFGSVSLLNSLGIVDYLYFGSEEGSINKLQTVAKTLVTEPQEYRNLLKNNLHLGLPFHISRANALSDYLASDDILNVLSNSNNILGIEYLKALITLNSTITPMTLKREGASYNDTSLNHSFVSATSIRNHLKSNSLHELASLIPKASHDFLSDLSHSDYRFVFEEDMFKFIKYKLLTNDKCLMNLPDISEGLDNKIFKEIINSNSLDEFILKIKSKRYTYTRINRILTQCFLNLENFNLFALSKMPVPYARVLAFNTIGQNMLKRIKGCTDIITKVPKNNLCDHLKIDILGTKAYSILQPKVNPMDDYLKSPIIFK